In the Opitutia bacterium genome, one interval contains:
- a CDS encoding HlyD family efflux transporter periplasmic adaptor subunit produces the protein MDIPRPNAAKEKRKKRIVYGVIAAVVLVGITVVLARLKPAAPTVERNLVWIDTVKRGPMVRQVRGLGTLVPEEIRWIAARTQGRVDKIILRPGAIVEPGTLILELTNPDVVSASANADSQLRAAEAQLSNLRVQLESQLLQSESTAARAKSDFETTKLQAEVREQLFKDGLVSELELRLSQATASQAANTNAIEQKRFAFAKESIKPQLAVQEAEVERLRSLAKLRAEELDALKVRSSMSGVLSALPVEVGAQVQPGTNIARVADPAKLKAEVRIAETQAKDIAIGQLAQIDTRNGVVEGKVARIDPAVQNGTVLVDVRLDGQLPRGARPDLSVDGTIELERLNDVVYVGRPAFGQERSTVGIFKLDPASNDAARTQVQLGRSSVNTIEIVSGLQPGDRVILSDMSQWDANDRIRLN, from the coding sequence ATGGATATTCCCCGCCCCAACGCCGCCAAAGAGAAGCGCAAGAAGCGCATCGTCTACGGAGTCATCGCCGCTGTCGTGCTCGTCGGTATCACCGTCGTGCTCGCGCGCCTCAAGCCCGCCGCTCCCACGGTCGAACGCAATCTCGTGTGGATCGACACCGTGAAGCGCGGCCCGATGGTCCGCCAAGTCCGTGGCCTCGGCACGCTTGTCCCGGAGGAAATCCGCTGGATCGCCGCCCGCACGCAAGGTCGCGTGGACAAGATCATCCTCCGCCCCGGCGCGATCGTCGAACCCGGCACGCTCATCCTCGAACTGACCAACCCCGACGTCGTCTCCGCCTCGGCCAACGCCGACTCCCAGCTCCGCGCCGCTGAGGCCCAGCTCTCCAATCTCCGCGTCCAACTCGAGTCGCAGCTGCTCCAATCCGAGTCGACCGCCGCCCGCGCCAAGTCCGATTTCGAAACCACCAAGCTCCAAGCCGAGGTCCGCGAACAGCTCTTCAAGGACGGCCTCGTCTCCGAACTCGAGCTCCGCCTCTCCCAAGCCACCGCGTCCCAAGCCGCCAACACCAACGCCATCGAGCAAAAGCGCTTCGCCTTCGCCAAGGAATCCATCAAGCCGCAGCTCGCCGTGCAGGAAGCCGAAGTCGAGCGCCTCCGCTCCCTCGCCAAGCTCCGCGCCGAGGAACTCGATGCGCTCAAGGTCCGCTCGTCCATGAGCGGCGTGCTCTCCGCTCTCCCCGTCGAAGTCGGCGCGCAAGTCCAGCCCGGCACCAACATCGCCCGTGTCGCCGACCCCGCGAAGCTCAAGGCCGAAGTCCGCATCGCGGAAACCCAAGCCAAGGACATCGCCATCGGCCAACTCGCCCAGATCGACACGCGCAACGGCGTTGTCGAAGGCAAGGTCGCCCGCATCGACCCCGCCGTGCAAAACGGCACCGTGCTCGTCGACGTCCGCCTCGATGGCCAGCTCCCGCGCGGCGCCCGCCCTGACCTCTCCGTCGACGGCACGATCGAACTCGAGCGCCTCAACGACGTCGTCTACGTCGGCCGCCCCGCCTTCGGCCAGGAACGCAGCACGGTCGGCATCTTCAAACTCGACCCCGCCAGCAACGACGCCGCTCGCACGCAAGTGCAGCTCGGCCGCAGCTCCGTCAACACCATCGAGATCGTCAGCGGCCTCCAACCCGGCGACCGCGTCATCCTCTCCGACATGTCGCAATGGGACGCCAACGACCGCATCCGCCTGAACTAA
- a CDS encoding PAS domain-containing sensor histidine kinase, with protein MAKPSQRRLAHENRVLLYTLLSGLPAVVVAVWLMVDREIEMDAKKQWTFGLIIVGFWFGYALAVRELVMRPLQTMANLLTALREGDFSTRARGANRDEPLGDVMAEINLLGGVLQEQRLGALEATALLRTVMEEIDVAIFAFDGNETLRLVNRSGQELLAQPAERILGRDARELDMVDCLTGDATRVLNRTFPGGAGRWGMRRTMFREGGLPHSLVVIADLSQPLREEELKAWQRLVRVIGHELNNSLAPIKSIAGSLGAMLRRDKRADDWEDDMRGGLEIIEARAEGLNRFMQSYARLAKLPPPTKLPVQIGPLLRRVASLETRTQVEVVEGPDTVLNADAAQLEQVFINLLKNAVEAQPESGQPGQPTCCVRTGWRELPGAIEVFVEDDGPGLANSQNLFVPFFTTKPSGSGIGLVLCRQIAENHSGSLTLENRTDGPGCIARLRLPV; from the coding sequence ATGGCAAAGCCATCCCAACGTCGCCTCGCCCACGAGAACCGCGTGCTCCTCTACACGCTGCTCTCCGGCCTGCCCGCTGTGGTGGTCGCGGTGTGGCTGATGGTCGATCGCGAGATCGAAATGGACGCCAAGAAGCAATGGACGTTTGGGCTCATCATCGTCGGCTTCTGGTTCGGCTACGCGCTCGCCGTGCGCGAACTCGTCATGCGTCCGCTGCAGACGATGGCCAATCTCCTCACCGCGCTCCGCGAGGGCGACTTCTCGACCCGCGCCCGCGGCGCCAATCGCGACGAGCCGCTCGGCGACGTCATGGCCGAGATCAATCTTCTCGGCGGCGTCCTCCAGGAACAACGCCTCGGCGCCCTCGAAGCCACCGCACTCCTCCGCACCGTGATGGAGGAAATCGACGTCGCGATCTTCGCCTTCGACGGCAACGAAACGCTGCGCCTCGTCAACCGCTCCGGCCAGGAACTTCTCGCCCAGCCCGCCGAGCGCATCCTCGGCCGCGACGCGCGCGAACTGGACATGGTCGATTGCCTCACCGGTGACGCTACGCGCGTGCTCAACCGCACGTTCCCCGGCGGCGCCGGCCGCTGGGGTATGCGCCGCACGATGTTCCGCGAAGGCGGCCTGCCCCACTCGCTCGTCGTCATCGCCGATCTCAGCCAGCCGTTGCGCGAGGAGGAATTGAAAGCCTGGCAGCGCCTCGTCCGCGTCATCGGCCACGAACTCAACAACTCGCTCGCCCCGATCAAATCCATCGCCGGCTCGCTCGGCGCGATGCTGCGCCGCGACAAACGCGCGGATGATTGGGAAGACGACATGCGCGGTGGCCTCGAGATCATCGAAGCGCGCGCGGAAGGCCTGAATCGTTTCATGCAATCCTACGCGCGGCTCGCGAAGCTCCCGCCGCCGACCAAATTGCCCGTGCAAATCGGTCCCCTGCTCCGCCGCGTCGCCTCGCTCGAGACCCGCACGCAGGTCGAGGTCGTCGAAGGACCCGACACCGTCCTTAACGCCGACGCCGCGCAGCTCGAACAGGTTTTCATCAATCTGCTGAAGAATGCCGTCGAGGCCCAACCCGAGTCCGGCCAACCCGGCCAGCCCACCTGCTGCGTGCGCACCGGCTGGCGCGAGTTACCGGGCGCGATCGAGGTCTTTGTCGAAGACGACGGCCCCGGCCTCGCCAACTCGCAAAACCTGTTCGTCCCGTTCTTCACGACGAAGCCCTCCGGCTCAGGCATCGGCCTAGTGCTCTGCCGCCAGATCGCCGAAAACCACAGCGGCTCCCTCACGCTGGAAAACCGCACCGACGGCCCGGGCTGCATCGCGCGGCTGCGGTTGCCGGTGTGA
- a CDS encoding ABC transporter ATP-binding protein, whose product MTTENTSLIKLEGVTKVFLTDEVETHALSGIHMEIFKGEFVSIAGPSGCGKSTLLSILGLLDTPSDGTYYLNGRPVHGLTLPERARIRNREIGFIFQSFNLIGDLTVYENVELPLTYRGMPAAERKQRVTEALEKVGMGHRAKHLPSQLSGGQQQRVAVARALAGSPAVLLADEPTGNLDSKNGDAVMELLHNLHKAGSTIVMVTHDARFARHSERTIHVFDGRVVEEQVESDPTH is encoded by the coding sequence ATGACCACTGAGAATACATCCCTGATCAAACTCGAGGGCGTCACCAAAGTCTTCCTCACCGACGAGGTCGAGACCCACGCTCTTTCCGGCATCCACATGGAGATCTTCAAGGGCGAGTTCGTCTCGATCGCCGGCCCCTCGGGCTGCGGTAAGTCGACGCTCCTCTCCATCCTCGGCCTGCTCGATACCCCTTCCGACGGCACCTATTACCTCAACGGCCGCCCCGTCCACGGCCTGACGCTCCCCGAGCGCGCCCGCATCCGCAACCGCGAGATCGGCTTCATTTTCCAATCCTTCAACCTCATCGGCGACCTCACGGTTTACGAAAACGTCGAGCTCCCGCTCACCTACCGCGGCATGCCCGCCGCCGAGCGCAAGCAGCGCGTCACCGAGGCCCTCGAGAAGGTCGGCATGGGCCACCGTGCCAAGCACCTCCCGTCGCAGCTCTCGGGCGGTCAACAGCAGCGCGTCGCCGTCGCCCGCGCCCTCGCCGGCTCGCCCGCCGTGCTCCTCGCCGACGAACCGACCGGTAACCTCGACTCCAAGAACGGCGACGCCGTCATGGAGCTCCTCCACAATCTCCACAAGGCCGGCTCGACCATCGTCATGGTCACGCACGACGCCCGTTTCGCCCGCCACTCCGAGCGCACGATCCACGTCTTCGACGGCCGCGTTGTCGAAGAGCAGGTCGAGAGCGATCCGACCCACTAA
- a CDS encoding sigma-54-dependent Fis family transcriptional regulator, with product MAANDPAPHRILVADDQPDVLEALRLLLKAEGYLIDTAKSPGSVMKAVEQRDYALALIDLNYARDTTSGQEGLDLLAKLQQADSTLPVVVMTAWASVEVAVEAMRRGAKDFITKPWDNPRLIAIVKNQIELASAVRAYQRLEQENQILRGKGGPNLIAQSPSMRPVLEVISRVGPSDANVLITGENGTGKGVVAQALHAVSVRAGKPFISVNMGGLPEGVFESELFGHVRGAFTDAKTDRAGRFELADGGTLFLDEIGNIPMSQQAKILRVLETGELERVGSSRTYRVNVRLISATNADLQTEVAAGKFRQDLLFRLNTIHIHLPPLRERREDIALLAQHFLKAHVERYRKAITGFDDSALEAMRDYAWPGNVRELDHAVERGVLMTQGKVVRGPDLGLNAGQAAPRLEDMSLEEVEGFLIKKTLARCDGNARKAAEQLGLSRSAFYRRLERYGL from the coding sequence ATGGCAGCCAACGACCCCGCGCCCCACCGCATCCTCGTTGCGGACGACCAACCCGACGTCCTCGAAGCCCTCCGCCTGCTCCTGAAGGCCGAAGGCTATCTCATCGACACCGCCAAGTCGCCCGGCTCGGTCATGAAGGCCGTCGAGCAACGCGACTACGCGCTCGCTCTCATCGATCTCAACTACGCGCGCGACACCACGTCCGGCCAGGAAGGCCTCGATCTCCTCGCCAAGCTCCAGCAAGCCGACTCCACGCTGCCGGTCGTCGTCATGACGGCGTGGGCCAGCGTCGAAGTCGCCGTTGAAGCGATGCGCCGCGGCGCGAAGGATTTCATCACGAAGCCGTGGGACAACCCGCGCCTCATCGCGATCGTCAAAAACCAGATCGAGCTCGCCAGCGCCGTGCGCGCCTACCAGCGCCTCGAGCAGGAAAACCAGATTCTCCGCGGCAAGGGCGGTCCGAACCTCATCGCCCAATCGCCCTCGATGCGACCGGTGCTCGAGGTGATTTCACGCGTCGGTCCGTCCGATGCGAACGTCCTCATCACCGGCGAAAACGGCACCGGCAAAGGCGTCGTCGCGCAGGCGCTGCACGCCGTCTCCGTGCGCGCCGGCAAGCCTTTCATCTCGGTCAACATGGGCGGCCTGCCCGAAGGCGTGTTCGAGAGCGAACTCTTCGGCCACGTCCGCGGCGCGTTCACCGACGCGAAGACCGACCGCGCCGGCCGCTTCGAGCTGGCCGACGGCGGCACGCTCTTCCTCGACGAAATCGGCAACATCCCGATGAGCCAGCAGGCGAAGATCCTGCGCGTCCTTGAAACCGGCGAGCTCGAGCGCGTCGGTTCCTCGCGCACGTATCGCGTCAACGTCCGCCTCATCTCCGCCACGAACGCCGACCTCCAGACCGAGGTCGCCGCCGGCAAGTTTCGCCAGGACCTCCTCTTCCGCCTCAACACGATTCACATTCACCTCCCGCCGCTCCGCGAGCGCCGTGAGGACATCGCGCTTCTCGCCCAGCATTTCCTCAAGGCCCACGTCGAGCGCTACCGGAAAGCGATCACCGGCTTCGACGACAGCGCGCTCGAAGCGATGCGCGACTACGCGTGGCCCGGCAACGTCCGCGAACTCGATCACGCGGTCGAGCGCGGCGTGCTGATGACGCAGGGTAAGGTCGTGCGCGGCCCCGATCTCGGCCTCAACGCCGGTCAAGCCGCCCCGCGTCTCGAAGACATGAGCCTCGAGGAAGTCGAAGGTTTCCTCATCAAGAAGACCCTCGCCCGCTGCGACGGCAACGCGCGCAAAGCCGCCGAACAACTCGGCCTCAGCCGCAGCGCCTTCTACCGCCGCCTGGAGCGCTACGGGCTCTGA
- a CDS encoding four helix bundle protein: MKDYRELKAWQRSHALTLAIYDITKRFPKDEMFGLTGQMRRAAASVPANIAEGCGRDGDAELKRFLNIALGSACELDYFIQLATDLGHIDAPIARRLADDAFEVRRMLGAFIKKLKA; encoded by the coding sequence ATGAAAGATTATCGCGAACTCAAGGCGTGGCAGAGAAGCCATGCTTTGACGCTCGCGATCTACGACATCACGAAACGTTTTCCCAAGGACGAGATGTTCGGATTGACGGGACAGATGCGGCGGGCCGCAGCATCGGTTCCGGCCAATATCGCTGAGGGTTGCGGCCGCGACGGCGACGCCGAACTGAAGCGCTTCCTGAACATCGCGCTCGGTTCCGCTTGCGAACTCGATTACTTCATTCAGCTCGCCACCGATCTTGGCCACATCGACGCCCCGATCGCTCGTCGATTGGCCGACGATGCCTTCGAAGTTCGCCGCATGCTCGGTGCCTTCATCAAGAAGCTTAAAGCTTAA
- a CDS encoding ABC transporter ATP-binding protein → MPAVVQLEEIHKIYNSGEVPVHAVRGVSLRIEKGDFVAVMGASGSGKSTLMNLLGCLDRPTKGRYLLDGTDVSVLEKNQLADIRNQKLGFVFQGFNLLSRTTALENVELPMLYGARKLTSREMRDRAQKSLELVGLGQRADHFPSQLSGGQQQRVAIARALINDPQILLADEPTGNLDSKTSVEIMGVFQKLNEQGITIVMVTHELDIAHYCKRNLIMRDGRLVSDVQVESRLIATAELRKIQEAEAAAKLTD, encoded by the coding sequence ATGCCCGCCGTCGTTCAACTCGAGGAGATCCACAAGATCTACAACTCGGGCGAAGTTCCCGTGCACGCCGTGCGCGGCGTGTCGCTGCGGATCGAGAAAGGCGACTTCGTCGCCGTGATGGGCGCGTCCGGTTCCGGTAAATCCACGCTGATGAACCTGCTCGGCTGCCTCGACCGGCCGACGAAGGGGCGCTACCTCCTCGACGGCACCGACGTCTCGGTGCTCGAGAAAAACCAGCTCGCTGACATCCGGAACCAGAAACTCGGGTTCGTTTTCCAGGGCTTCAATCTCCTCTCCCGCACCACCGCGCTCGAGAACGTCGAGCTGCCGATGCTCTACGGCGCGCGCAAGCTCACCTCCCGCGAGATGCGCGACCGCGCGCAAAAGAGCCTCGAACTCGTCGGCCTCGGCCAGCGCGCGGACCATTTTCCCAGCCAGCTCTCCGGCGGCCAGCAGCAGCGCGTCGCCATCGCGCGCGCCCTCATCAACGACCCGCAGATCCTCCTCGCCGATGAGCCGACCGGCAACCTCGACTCCAAAACCTCGGTCGAGATCATGGGCGTTTTCCAAAAGCTCAACGAGCAGGGCATCACGATCGTGATGGTCACGCACGAGCTCGACATCGCGCACTACTGCAAGCGCAACCTCATCATGCGCGACGGTCGCCTCGTGAGCGACGTGCAGGTGGAGAGCCGCCTCATCGCCACCGCGGAACTGCGCAAAATCCAGGAAGCCGAAGCCGCCGCCAAGCTCACCGACTGA
- a CDS encoding ABC transporter permease — MRLLNTITVALRALRRNLLRSILTALGIIIGVAAVIAMVSIGNGAKSQVEGQIASLGQNIISVFPGNFTSGAVRGGFGSASTLTVEDAMAIRNEVAGVANLSPDMRDRVQILASGQNWSTTVQGEDVSYLDIRLWNIAEGAMFSDADVRSGAKVCVIGKTVSDQLFQGDDPIGQTLRIRNIPFKVVGVLAPKGFNFFGQDQDDVVIVPYTSHLKRIARRPFLNSITIQAASPDQMARIQQDITDLLQQRRNGKEPDFTVRNQQELAEAATATTKTMTVLLGAIAGVSLIVGGIGIMNIMLVSVTERTREIGIRLAVGAHGRDVLLQFLTEAIILSMMGGILGILLGVGSSQLISKLNGWPVLVSSTAVIGSFAFSAAIGVFFGFYPARKAAELDPIEALRYE, encoded by the coding sequence ATGCGCCTCCTGAACACCATCACGGTCGCCCTCCGCGCCCTGCGCCGCAACCTGCTCCGGTCGATCCTCACCGCGCTGGGCATCATCATCGGTGTCGCCGCCGTCATCGCCATGGTCAGCATCGGCAACGGCGCGAAGTCGCAGGTCGAGGGCCAGATCGCCAGCCTCGGCCAGAACATCATCTCGGTTTTCCCCGGCAACTTCACCAGCGGCGCCGTCCGCGGCGGCTTCGGCAGCGCCAGCACGCTCACGGTCGAGGACGCCATGGCCATCCGCAACGAGGTCGCCGGCGTCGCCAACCTCAGCCCCGACATGCGCGACCGCGTGCAGATTCTCGCCAGCGGCCAGAACTGGAGCACCACCGTGCAGGGCGAAGACGTCAGCTACCTCGATATTCGCCTCTGGAACATCGCCGAAGGCGCCATGTTCTCCGACGCCGACGTGCGCAGCGGCGCGAAGGTGTGCGTCATCGGCAAGACCGTTTCCGATCAGCTTTTTCAAGGCGACGATCCCATCGGCCAGACGCTGCGCATCCGCAACATCCCCTTCAAGGTGGTCGGCGTCCTCGCGCCGAAAGGATTCAACTTCTTCGGGCAGGACCAGGACGACGTCGTCATCGTGCCCTACACGAGTCACCTGAAACGCATCGCGCGCCGGCCGTTCCTGAACTCGATCACCATCCAGGCCGCGAGCCCCGACCAGATGGCGCGCATCCAGCAGGACATCACCGACCTTCTCCAACAGCGCCGCAACGGCAAGGAGCCGGACTTCACGGTGCGCAACCAGCAGGAACTCGCCGAAGCTGCGACCGCGACCACCAAGACGATGACCGTTCTCCTCGGTGCCATCGCCGGCGTGTCGCTCATCGTCGGCGGCATCGGCATCATGAACATCATGCTCGTCTCCGTCACCGAGCGCACGCGCGAGATCGGCATCCGCCTTGCGGTCGGCGCGCACGGTCGCGACGTGCTCCTGCAATTCCTCACCGAAGCGATCATCCTCTCGATGATGGGCGGCATCCTCGGCATCCTGCTCGGCGTCGGCAGCTCGCAGCTGATTTCGAAACTGAACGGCTGGCCCGTCCTCGTCTCGAGCACCGCGGTGATCGGCTCGTTCGCTTTCAGCGCGGCCATCGGCGTCTTCTTCGGTTTCTACCCGGCGCGCAAAGCCGCCGAGCTCGATCCGATCGAGGCCCTGCGCTACGAGTGA